Proteins found in one Maridesulfovibrio sp. genomic segment:
- a CDS encoding type II secretory pathway component PulD-like protein, with amino-acid sequence MKRILLLILIFSFTLCSCAPLQSSQQERSVKSRAASMRAASSKKTVSIVHAPYLGAIPVELDDNRLPSIFNRRVTLTNRIGTASQIAKWINELVPLHIEVEAEEATGKEKQKRMRINYDGNLSNLLNTMCEYFGMGWEYDQQSGKVEIARLQTKSFNLAVAPGNIKYESTITNKSQTSGSSGDSSSMEGVGQTTRTSDSVSQTAQTNKASFEGDVWKDTEKSIEAMLSKDGKVVVNEAAGMVTVTDTAPVLHRVGRYIKSLNTKMGRQVALAVKVWALEINRNADVGFDIESVLKAGQSSFSMLGGQPYSTISGAGTLTAAILDGNWKDTKLMLRALKQRGRTTLLTSGSGIVMNNQALPVQVVKRDTYLAGISSTTTENSMQTSELTPGEVSTGFSMTVIPHIMNNRKAILQYNITLSSLDSMEEFTSGDLTIQLPQVSTRSFSQRVKMKCGQTLVLAGFEQETDQQSKGIGISAGGHSQKYGKSLIMITIEMESAGV; translated from the coding sequence ATGAAACGCATATTGCTACTCATACTCATCTTTTCTTTTACCCTGTGCAGTTGCGCTCCGCTCCAGTCTTCCCAACAGGAACGCTCGGTGAAAAGCCGTGCAGCTTCCATGAGAGCGGCCAGCAGCAAAAAAACTGTTTCTATTGTCCATGCTCCATACCTTGGAGCCATTCCGGTAGAGCTGGACGACAACAGGCTTCCTTCGATCTTCAACCGGCGCGTGACCCTGACCAACAGGATCGGAACCGCTTCCCAGATCGCCAAGTGGATCAACGAACTTGTACCGCTGCACATTGAGGTTGAAGCCGAAGAAGCCACCGGCAAAGAAAAACAGAAGCGCATGCGCATCAATTATGATGGCAATCTTTCCAATCTGCTGAACACCATGTGTGAATATTTCGGCATGGGCTGGGAATATGACCAGCAAAGCGGAAAGGTTGAAATTGCGCGTTTGCAAACCAAGTCTTTTAACCTTGCAGTTGCTCCGGGCAATATCAAATACGAATCGACCATTACCAACAAATCCCAGACTTCTGGCAGCTCCGGCGATTCCAGCAGTATGGAAGGAGTTGGCCAGACCACAAGGACCTCGGACAGTGTCAGCCAGACAGCCCAGACCAACAAAGCCAGCTTTGAAGGAGATGTCTGGAAAGACACCGAAAAATCCATTGAAGCAATGCTTTCCAAAGACGGCAAGGTTGTTGTCAATGAAGCAGCCGGCATGGTCACGGTTACCGACACCGCCCCAGTCCTGCACAGAGTAGGCAGATACATCAAATCCCTGAACACCAAGATGGGCAGGCAGGTTGCCTTGGCCGTAAAAGTCTGGGCTTTAGAAATAAATCGTAACGCTGATGTCGGCTTTGATATTGAATCCGTTCTTAAAGCCGGACAATCCAGCTTCAGCATGCTCGGTGGCCAGCCTTACAGCACAATTTCCGGTGCCGGGACTCTGACCGCCGCAATTCTGGACGGTAACTGGAAAGATACCAAGCTTATGCTCCGTGCTCTGAAGCAGCGCGGCCGTACCACCCTGCTTACTTCCGGTTCCGGGATTGTCATGAACAATCAGGCCCTACCCGTTCAGGTGGTCAAGCGCGACACCTATCTTGCCGGAATCAGCTCCACCACCACGGAAAATTCCATGCAGACCTCCGAGCTGACACCGGGTGAAGTTTCCACCGGCTTTTCCATGACTGTGATCCCGCACATCATGAACAACCGGAAAGCCATCCTGCAATACAACATCACCCTTTCCTCCCTTGATTCCATGGAGGAGTTCACCTCCGGTGATCTGACCATTCAGCTACCGCAGGTATCTACCCGCAGCTTCAGCCAGCGGGTCAAAATGAAATGCGGTCAGACCTTGGTTCTTGCCGGTTTTGAACAGGAAACCGACCAGCAATCTAAAGGGATCGGAATCAGCGCAGGTGGACACAGCCAAAAATACGGCAAATCCCTAATCATGATCACAATTGAGATGGAAAGTGCCGGGGTATAA
- a CDS encoding ATPase, T2SS/T4P/T4SS family, protein MTETEIPVSLQERVLFLEGKIIISSEVEDDATLMSFLSYAARKGFKESERLKPEEFQKLRKKHFVRAETKSDIQDLAIEIIADAFNEGASDIHIGDYGPFASIQLRKLGMLQNHRELMGETGRKVITAMYQTMSNSADTTFIAKERQDGRIVSSDWLPAEVHSIRMHTEPLECSMADNGIGTFMALRLLYDRTTAKGSLEQRLATLGYSERHIRRFQFLTQRSGLTLLSGPTGHGKSTALKHIMESMAEDHPEKNFLAIEDPPEYPLERVKQVRVSTNDQDDNRGAAYRNAIAGAMRSDPDVIMIGEIRYPEAASAGLDAAQTGHGVWSTVHANSALGIIPRMVSLLRAAHYPDPLEYLCDHTVLSGLHHQRLVPVLCPHCKQPILEITKLDQDNELRRKSLPQPVLNRLMRAVDKMGDKNVHIRGEGCKECAGMGIIGQTVASEIVTTDHVILRNIRAGNMEAAYKHWRHEQNGQTFVSHAIELIEQGVIDPYLTELRLGVPLNYAKAFDDFNLSASDLDELAGSKKVEQPNATA, encoded by the coding sequence ATGACTGAAACTGAAATTCCCGTAAGCCTTCAGGAACGAGTCCTGTTTCTGGAAGGCAAAATTATCATCTCATCAGAAGTGGAAGATGATGCAACCCTGATGTCCTTCTTGAGCTACGCCGCACGAAAGGGATTTAAGGAAAGCGAAAGGCTCAAACCTGAAGAATTCCAGAAGCTGCGCAAGAAGCACTTTGTACGCGCTGAAACCAAAAGTGATATTCAGGATCTCGCCATTGAAATCATTGCAGACGCCTTCAATGAAGGAGCCTCTGACATTCATATCGGTGATTACGGTCCCTTTGCATCCATTCAGCTCCGCAAGCTGGGAATGTTGCAAAACCACCGTGAACTCATGGGCGAAACTGGCCGCAAGGTCATCACGGCCATGTATCAAACCATGTCCAACAGCGCGGATACGACGTTCATTGCCAAGGAAAGGCAGGATGGCAGAATAGTCAGCAGCGACTGGCTTCCAGCTGAAGTGCATTCCATCCGTATGCATACCGAGCCGCTTGAATGCTCCATGGCTGATAATGGCATTGGGACATTCATGGCCCTGCGTCTACTCTACGACCGCACTACCGCAAAGGGTAGCCTTGAACAACGGCTTGCTACTCTCGGCTATTCAGAACGACACATCCGCCGCTTCCAGTTTCTAACCCAGCGTTCAGGACTTACTCTACTTTCCGGTCCTACCGGACACGGTAAATCAACCGCACTCAAGCACATCATGGAAAGCATGGCCGAGGATCACCCGGAAAAGAACTTCCTCGCCATTGAAGATCCGCCGGAATATCCGCTGGAACGGGTCAAACAGGTCCGGGTCAGCACCAATGATCAGGACGATAACCGAGGCGCAGCCTATCGTAACGCCATCGCCGGTGCTATGCGTTCTGACCCCGATGTAATTATGATCGGCGAGATCCGGTACCCCGAAGCAGCTTCTGCCGGACTTGATGCAGCCCAAACCGGTCATGGTGTCTGGTCAACCGTCCACGCAAACTCCGCTTTAGGAATTATTCCTCGAATGGTTTCCCTGCTGCGTGCGGCCCACTATCCCGATCCACTGGAATACCTCTGCGACCATACGGTTCTCTCCGGGCTGCACCACCAGCGGCTTGTGCCGGTGCTCTGTCCGCACTGCAAACAGCCGATTTTAGAGATCACAAAACTGGATCAGGACAACGAGCTGCGCCGCAAAAGTCTTCCGCAGCCGGTACTGAACCGCTTGATGCGCGCAGTGGATAAAATGGGTGACAAGAACGTCCATATCCGTGGTGAAGGATGTAAAGAGTGTGCCGGCATGGGAATTATCGGCCAGACCGTAGCCTCTGAAATCGTCACCACTGACCATGTGATCCTACGTAATATCCGCGCAGGAAACATGGAAGCCGCTTACAAACACTGGCGGCACGAACAGAACGGTCAGACCTTTGTCAGCCATGCCATTGAACTCATCGAGCAGGGAGTTATTGATCCATACCTTACTGAGCTACGTCTTGGAGTTCCGCTGAACTACGCCAAGGCCTTTGACGACTTCAATCTCTCGGCTTCCGACTTGGACGAGCTGGCCGGATCAAAAAAAGTGGAGCAGCCCAATGCAACAGCCTGA
- the pilV gene encoding shufflon system plasmid conjugative transfer pilus tip adhesin PilV, with translation MKINPKNKQAGMGMVDAIAALLILALMSPMLSDMMDRGFQYVNEKNVSSHLAAVLDSASDYAKEHYANLVSSSTASSATTVTMAQLRSGNFLPSGFQDLNGWGQRYGIYVLEPNTDDLQVVVLTYGGRTAANDKSFATASAPSAAAMVGGAGGYIPTGDLPGQTSTELRGSYGGWTVNLAGTNIPVPSPGHIGGRAFLREGDLSQDFLYRVEVPGHPELNEMSTELDMTDHAIENVKEIQFDEHTIADIDATGFCGDPEKKGRIFFDPAVGLYICREGEPQILADTGNSQLFKDATYATDGELIPKPTCPPGVTSVPQIFVAPAVFAEGAQSQAFVAVQSWATDEGDNWRVHLRIKDVTDSWVSPPSGYGRVMVLTTCN, from the coding sequence ATGAAAATTAACCCTAAAAATAAGCAGGCCGGAATGGGCATGGTGGATGCGATCGCTGCATTGCTCATCCTTGCCCTGATGTCCCCCATGCTTTCGGACATGATGGATCGGGGATTCCAGTACGTGAACGAAAAGAATGTCAGCAGCCATCTTGCTGCTGTACTTGATTCGGCTTCCGATTACGCCAAGGAACATTACGCGAATCTGGTCAGCTCTTCCACGGCCAGCAGTGCCACAACTGTGACTATGGCCCAGCTTCGTTCCGGGAACTTCCTGCCTTCAGGATTCCAAGACTTAAACGGCTGGGGTCAGCGATACGGAATCTATGTGCTCGAACCGAACACGGATGATTTGCAGGTTGTCGTCCTGACTTATGGCGGACGCACAGCCGCAAATGACAAAAGCTTCGCTACAGCTTCAGCTCCATCAGCTGCGGCCATGGTCGGCGGTGCTGGTGGTTACATTCCCACCGGAGATCTTCCCGGCCAGACTTCAACCGAGCTGCGCGGTTCTTACGGAGGATGGACGGTCAACCTTGCCGGGACAAACATTCCCGTTCCAAGTCCCGGCCATATCGGCGGACGCGCTTTCCTGCGTGAAGGAGATCTCAGCCAGGATTTTCTCTACCGCGTGGAAGTTCCCGGACATCCTGAGCTGAACGAAATGTCTACTGAGTTGGATATGACCGACCACGCGATTGAGAACGTAAAAGAAATTCAGTTCGACGAACACACCATCGCAGACATCGATGCTACCGGCTTTTGCGGAGATCCGGAAAAAAAAGGCCGCATCTTTTTTGATCCTGCAGTCGGCCTTTACATCTGCCGTGAAGGTGAGCCGCAGATCCTTGCCGACACCGGCAACTCCCAGCTTTTCAAAGATGCGACCTACGCCACAGACGGTGAACTCATACCCAAACCGACCTGCCCTCCGGGCGTTACTTCAGTACCGCAAATCTTCGTGGCCCCGGCAGTCTTTGCCGAGGGAGCACAGTCGCAGGCCTTTGTAGCTGTCCAGTCATGGGCAACGGATGAAGGCGACAACTGGCGCGTTCATCTGCGCATCAAAGACGTAACCGACTCATGGGTATCCCCTCCCTCCGGATACGGCAGAGTAATGGTGCTGACCACCTGTAACTAA
- the pilO2 gene encoding type 4b pilus protein PilO2, with amino-acid sequence MRSIKIKKKEYAIGFWWQILDGKGKKQLFAKARSVAEDFKDRKYNCLVPRKQQYGLGSCEGDKIKRLPSLACALVERSTDTWIGMFYLADDLWWVCAVSKKTIVAEGDQFFSSRAEAKAHLASLKSMSSWNKDNEYICESVDESLSHFEGLLKASERVQPLHPEHSNLKLIIGVVFILTACAGWYMWNGYQQDLREAEQRRLAHEARQKELQKQKTVQKDPEQLFAMVWKETPLPSTFAHDFLRTVRNSEPYTLGWKLSSIVRDANGIYMAWLHQEGADFTNRPTIDKINSTLGSKPELADLSIDYPEAEHRPEQDLIKKGDATARLYELTRNLGARLNLTWQTPETKKLDNKILKKAVAVTAPWVKGEWKLSALPVGVTIEDALFTAMDSIPCLVLSKIDFTNNQCTLEGQIYASY; translated from the coding sequence ATGCGCAGTATCAAAATTAAAAAGAAAGAATACGCCATCGGCTTCTGGTGGCAGATACTCGACGGCAAAGGAAAGAAGCAGCTCTTTGCAAAGGCTCGCTCTGTCGCCGAAGACTTCAAGGATCGCAAATACAATTGCCTTGTTCCCCGCAAGCAACAGTATGGCCTTGGTTCCTGCGAAGGAGACAAAATCAAACGGCTGCCCTCTCTGGCCTGTGCGCTGGTGGAGAGATCCACCGACACTTGGATCGGCATGTTCTATCTTGCCGACGATCTCTGGTGGGTCTGCGCAGTCAGCAAGAAAACAATTGTTGCTGAAGGCGATCAGTTCTTCAGCTCCCGCGCGGAAGCAAAGGCTCACCTTGCCAGTCTGAAATCCATGTCCAGCTGGAACAAGGACAATGAATACATCTGCGAGTCAGTGGATGAATCCCTATCCCATTTTGAAGGGCTGCTTAAAGCTTCTGAACGGGTTCAACCGCTCCACCCGGAGCACTCCAATCTGAAGCTCATCATTGGAGTGGTATTCATTCTTACAGCCTGTGCAGGCTGGTATATGTGGAATGGGTACCAGCAGGATCTGCGTGAAGCAGAACAACGCAGGCTGGCCCATGAAGCCCGCCAGAAGGAACTGCAAAAACAAAAAACAGTTCAAAAAGATCCGGAACAACTCTTTGCCATGGTTTGGAAGGAGACTCCCCTGCCGTCGACATTTGCTCATGATTTCCTGCGCACTGTTCGTAATTCCGAACCTTACACATTAGGCTGGAAACTGAGTTCCATAGTGCGTGATGCAAACGGAATCTATATGGCCTGGCTGCATCAGGAAGGAGCGGATTTCACCAATCGACCGACCATTGACAAAATCAATTCCACCCTTGGCTCAAAGCCTGAGCTGGCCGACCTGAGCATTGATTACCCCGAAGCTGAGCACCGCCCCGAACAAGACCTCATCAAAAAAGGCGACGCAACTGCAAGGCTTTATGAATTGACCCGCAATCTCGGAGCCAGGCTGAACCTCACTTGGCAGACTCCGGAAACCAAGAAGCTGGATAACAAGATCCTCAAAAAAGCCGTTGCCGTCACAGCTCCTTGGGTCAAAGGAGAGTGGAAACTTTCTGCTCTCCCGGTCGGGGTAACGATCGAGGACGCGCTATTCACTGCAATGGATTCCATACCTTGTCTGGTCCTTTCAAAGATCGACTTCACCAACAACCAATGCACCTTGGAGGGCCAGATTTATGCGAGTTATTAG
- a CDS encoding type II secretion system F family protein: MQQPDLTTIIAKLFFGDSVRIRFYRKLSALTRHGVSAVDSVSELQERYAKHRSPLARVLTEVSARLDSGSKLDEAMHGFVPAEEVMLINSGVNSGKLYEALDLAVRLIQARMKIVSSMRKALLKPTLWVCGLIVLLLVISRFAMPKFAQLSNPEHWESGAKTLYSVTCFIDSTAGTVLFAGIIMAFLFSLATIKIWTGKIRVRFDSAPPWSFYRLIIGSLWLFTLSTLMKSGIQLSQAINEMLSTPGTSPWLKERLQSVKAQLNLGKGLGQALDDSGYQFPTTEIIEDLRIYSRLPNFDSQLHLIAEEMLDEGIEKVEKQAIIISYFCIISMTAIVSNIVLALSSIYQQLGQTIAY, encoded by the coding sequence ATGCAACAGCCTGATTTGACCACAATCATTGCCAAGCTATTCTTCGGTGATTCGGTACGCATCCGCTTTTACAGAAAGCTGTCTGCCCTGACCCGTCACGGAGTTAGCGCGGTAGACAGTGTTTCCGAACTACAAGAAAGATACGCCAAACATCGTAGCCCTTTGGCCCGTGTGTTGACTGAAGTCTCCGCTCGACTGGATTCCGGCAGCAAGCTGGATGAAGCCATGCACGGATTCGTTCCCGCTGAAGAAGTCATGCTCATCAACAGTGGAGTTAACTCCGGAAAGCTCTATGAAGCCCTTGATCTTGCCGTGCGCTTAATTCAGGCCCGGATGAAAATCGTCAGCTCCATGCGTAAGGCATTACTTAAACCCACACTCTGGGTATGCGGATTAATTGTCTTGCTATTGGTTATATCTAGATTCGCCATGCCCAAATTTGCTCAACTGTCCAACCCTGAACACTGGGAAAGCGGAGCAAAAACTCTCTATAGCGTAACTTGTTTTATTGATTCCACGGCAGGAACAGTTCTCTTTGCCGGAATCATCATGGCCTTCCTGTTCTCGCTGGCAACCATCAAAATATGGACCGGAAAAATCCGCGTGCGTTTTGATTCCGCCCCTCCATGGTCGTTCTACCGGCTAATCATCGGCAGCCTCTGGCTATTCACCCTTTCTACTTTGATGAAATCGGGAATCCAGCTTTCACAAGCCATTAATGAAATGCTGTCCACTCCAGGAACCAGCCCGTGGCTCAAAGAGCGACTTCAGTCCGTAAAGGCTCAGCTCAATCTTGGTAAAGGACTTGGGCAGGCACTGGACGATTCAGGATACCAGTTCCCGACCACAGAAATCATTGAGGACCTGCGCATCTACTCACGTCTTCCGAACTTCGATAGCCAGCTGCACCTCATTGCCGAAGAAATGCTCGATGAGGGAATCGAGAAAGTAGAAAAACAGGCTATAATTATTAGCTATTTTTGCATCATTTCCATGACTGCAATTGTGTCAAATATAGTTTTGGCTCTTTCATCCATCTATCAACAACTCGGTCAAACCATAGCTTATTAA
- a CDS encoding type 4 pilus major pilin, translating into MTLLETLSCLLIAILVVGGSILMTKKAIESDKINRAVQNLSTFRLDAKNLYKGEPDFTGLTTAVAVNNEIVPDEMLKSNGDVRNVWNGIVTLAAGADPTTFVITQNDIPKYACVKLARSGSWEALSINGVEIDLESSVISAINDNLQDSNTIVFTSN; encoded by the coding sequence ATGACCTTACTTGAAACACTCAGCTGCCTGCTCATCGCCATTCTCGTTGTTGGAGGCTCAATACTCATGACGAAAAAAGCAATTGAAAGCGACAAAATCAATAGAGCCGTACAGAACCTTTCAACTTTTCGCCTTGATGCAAAGAACCTCTACAAGGGAGAGCCTGATTTTACAGGACTGACTACCGCAGTTGCAGTCAATAATGAAATTGTCCCAGACGAAATGCTCAAAAGCAACGGAGATGTCCGCAACGTATGGAACGGAATAGTAACCCTTGCCGCCGGAGCCGATCCGACAACCTTCGTTATCACACAAAACGATATTCCGAAGTATGCCTGTGTAAAATTAGCAAGATCAGGATCATGGGAAGCTCTTTCTATAAATGGAGTTGAAATAGATCTGGAATCTAGTGTGATCTCAGCAATCAACGACAATCTTCAGGACAGCAACACCATAGTCTTCACCTCCAACTAA
- the pilM gene encoding type IV pilus biogenesis protein PilM, whose protein sequence is MKTLAALFTLLGVLAMVTPETLINTHMNEPQARAVAVNFGVYRNAVNEFAIARPNAFTGIPIPLSLLDLPSGWKSMRAWTNRPDGGNLYVWGPIKEGEAAEIMTLFMNSYAVGIKRNGSLVNAHGIGIALPAFIPNGNIVSVIIP, encoded by the coding sequence ATGAAGACTCTCGCAGCACTCTTCACCCTGCTTGGCGTGCTGGCAATGGTCACGCCGGAAACGCTCATCAATACTCATATGAATGAGCCACAGGCGCGAGCAGTAGCCGTTAATTTCGGCGTCTACCGCAACGCAGTGAATGAGTTTGCCATAGCCCGCCCCAACGCTTTTACAGGAATCCCCATTCCCTTGTCACTCCTTGACCTGCCGTCCGGTTGGAAATCCATGCGTGCATGGACCAACCGACCGGACGGCGGGAACTTATACGTCTGGGGGCCAATCAAAGAAGGCGAAGCAGCGGAAATTATGACGCTGTTCATGAATTCCTATGCAGTAGGAATCAAGCGCAATGGATCACTGGTTAACGCCCATGGAATCGGCATAGCCCTGCCTGCATTCATACCTAACGGCAACATCGTCAGCGTGATCATCCCATAG
- a CDS encoding ATPase, T2SS/T4P/T4SS family, with protein MELKSVSFTDLILHESGEAFMKGCDSCGQKLVPCEDEIKKEISILHREVLKVHEESGRHTFRVKHEEIGYRVALYEGVDWGSGKVFFLRRIQEEVENFNKIGMPDAIAKWLLSEKQSKGLVLFTGAQASGKTFSASSLVATRLATLGGHGVSFENPAEMPLDGKHGDYGFCFQAEIEREEDLAEGIERSHRFASPNIIYIGEIRSKHAASEALRVCLGSDKQIVIATMHGFDLVTALERLVTMAREIDGDIASQNLAQGLLAVVHQQLDQNEDGKKILKVPQFLLVPFNEKYAGLRAKIKNNEMIGLQEEMREQENTIQFMGIDSI; from the coding sequence ATGGAACTCAAAAGTGTATCATTCACAGATTTAATTCTTCATGAGAGCGGGGAGGCTTTCATGAAAGGTTGCGACTCATGCGGCCAGAAACTTGTTCCCTGTGAGGACGAAATAAAGAAGGAAATAAGCATCCTTCATAGAGAAGTCCTTAAAGTCCATGAAGAGAGTGGACGACACACTTTCCGGGTCAAGCATGAAGAGATTGGTTACCGGGTCGCCTTATATGAAGGCGTGGATTGGGGAAGCGGCAAGGTCTTCTTTCTGCGCCGTATTCAGGAGGAGGTTGAAAACTTTAACAAAATCGGCATGCCTGATGCCATTGCCAAATGGCTTCTCTCAGAAAAGCAGAGTAAAGGTCTGGTGCTTTTTACTGGCGCGCAGGCCTCCGGCAAAACCTTCAGCGCGTCCTCTCTGGTGGCGACCCGTCTTGCCACCCTTGGCGGTCATGGAGTCAGTTTTGAAAACCCCGCAGAAATGCCTCTTGACGGAAAACATGGTGACTACGGTTTCTGCTTTCAGGCCGAAATCGAACGCGAAGAAGATCTGGCTGAAGGCATTGAACGGTCGCACCGTTTCGCCTCCCCTAACATCATCTACATCGGAGAGATCCGCAGTAAACACGCAGCAAGTGAAGCCCTGCGGGTCTGCCTTGGTTCAGACAAGCAGATTGTCATCGCCACCATGCACGGTTTTGACCTCGTAACCGCCCTTGAACGACTGGTAACCATGGCTCGTGAAATAGACGGAGATATTGCCAGCCAGAACCTTGCCCAGGGGCTGCTTGCGGTTGTGCATCAACAATTGGATCAGAATGAGGACGGTAAGAAAATCCTCAAAGTTCCCCAATTCCTGCTGGTTCCATTTAATGAAAAATACGCTGGCCTGCGCGCCAAGATCAAAAACAACGAAATGATCGGGCTGCAGGAAGAAATGCGTGAACAGGAAAACACAATTCAGTTCATGGGGATTGATTCCATATGA
- a CDS encoding tail fiber protein: protein MKTKEKRPMSFRTLIIAVSACIGLLAAILIALNYAPNAFAGDATSFNPTSVAVQARAASDTPIGGVIPYRGSSVPDGWLECNGQSTAGYPELAAVVGANVPDLRGEFIRGLDSGRGVDAGRTLGSAQDDAMEKHSHQTTLNFSGNGQAYGTVGGSSSPGSSGPTIGRRSGDFLSPMSAQWAKIVNIPFSGTGTGTSTQTGTADENRPRNVALMYIIKAE from the coding sequence ATGAAGACAAAAGAAAAAAGACCAATGTCATTCAGAACTCTTATCATAGCAGTTTCCGCCTGCATCGGATTACTGGCAGCAATACTGATTGCCCTTAATTATGCCCCAAACGCCTTTGCTGGAGATGCAACCAGCTTCAACCCTACTTCTGTTGCAGTTCAAGCGCGTGCCGCTAGCGACACCCCCATAGGCGGAGTCATCCCATATAGGGGGAGTTCTGTTCCTGATGGCTGGCTTGAATGTAACGGCCAATCAACAGCAGGATACCCTGAACTTGCTGCCGTAGTCGGCGCAAATGTTCCTGATCTACGCGGTGAATTCATCCGAGGGCTGGACAGTGGTCGCGGTGTCGATGCTGGTCGGACACTGGGCAGCGCACAGGATGATGCAATGGAGAAACATTCGCACCAAACTACGCTTAACTTTTCGGGAAATGGTCAGGCATATGGAACCGTTGGTGGTTCTTCTTCTCCTGGGTCCTCTGGTCCAACAATAGGACGAAGATCGGGAGATTTTTTATCTCCGATGTCAGCGCAATGGGCAAAAATCGTTAATATCCCTTTTTCTGGGACTGGAACTGGGACCTCCACTCAGACAGGAACCGCAGACGAAAATCGCCCCCGCAACGTAGCCCTCATGTATATCATCAAGGCTGAGTAG
- the pilP gene encoding type IV pilus biogenesis protein PilP → MRVISLLFLIILVGVFSSNQGFAEDLANLNPEGELLIDVDTVNATNAANATTPANATSAMTQANATNATANSIVANATIIPAFMTGSNSTGEAQPQEASASAENATAEQEQTTKPEAIEQAVQPTPTFARPAVSLGDANYLRSLIAYKKLQVALAKENKKLLELTAPVPTPTEPLSSKSTTKKKHRPTWPKIVSIQGVDGRLSATLSSSAGIETVRVGSNAGPGKVISITPNKVLVRSSGKNIALKFKE, encoded by the coding sequence ATGCGAGTTATTAGCCTGCTTTTTCTGATCATTCTCGTTGGGGTCTTCTCCAGTAATCAGGGCTTTGCTGAAGACTTGGCCAACCTGAATCCGGAAGGAGAACTCCTGATTGATGTGGATACAGTCAACGCTACCAATGCAGCCAATGCCACGACCCCGGCTAATGCAACCTCAGCCATGACACAGGCCAACGCAACAAACGCGACCGCTAATTCCATCGTCGCAAATGCCACGATTATACCTGCTTTCATGACCGGCTCGAACAGTACGGGCGAAGCTCAACCACAGGAAGCTTCAGCATCAGCTGAAAACGCAACCGCTGAACAGGAACAAACAACTAAACCTGAAGCAATAGAACAAGCCGTTCAGCCCACTCCCACCTTTGCTAGACCTGCGGTAAGTCTTGGCGATGCTAACTATTTGCGCAGTCTGATTGCGTACAAAAAGCTTCAGGTGGCGCTCGCCAAAGAAAACAAAAAACTGCTTGAGCTGACCGCTCCAGTCCCGACTCCAACCGAACCATTAAGTTCAAAATCCACAACCAAGAAAAAACACCGTCCCACATGGCCCAAGATTGTTTCCATCCAAGGTGTGGACGGCAGGCTTTCCGCTACCCTTTCCAGCTCCGCAGGAATCGAGACTGTGCGGGTCGGCAGCAATGCCGGTCCCGGCAAGGTCATATCCATAACCCCCAATAAAGTTCTGGTCCGCTCTAGCGGCAAGAACATTGCCTTGAAGTTCAAGGAGTAA